The following is a genomic window from Sporosarcina jeotgali.
CATACCTTCACAAATTCAATGGTATGTCGTAGGTTCAATTATTATCGCGATTACGATGTATTTCGAACCTGAACAATATAAGAAAGCGGCATGGCTCATTTATGGTGCCGGTATATTCGCCTTGTTCGTGCTTTACATCTTGCCGGAAAGCCTGGATTTAGTATCCCGCCGGAATGGTGCAAAAAGCTGGTTCCACCTGCCGGGTGCAGGAAGCATTCAGCCTGCTGAGTTCATGAAAACGTTTTTCATCATAGGACTTGCCCGGGTGATTACGAAACACCACGAGAAATTTTCTGAGAAAACATTGCAAACCGATTTCATGCTGCTGATGAAAATCGGGGTCGTACTGATTGTTCCATTATTCTTTATTATGATGCAGCCCGATCTTGGTACAGCATTAGTTTTTCTGGCAATCACTGCGGCTCTTGCTGTAGTGTCAGGGATAACCTGGAAAATACTGCTTCCGATTTTTGTAGGCAGTGCTTCAATTGGCGGTACCATGCTCTTTATGGCATTATATGCCCAGGATTTCTTAACGTCACTTGGATTTAAGCCCTACCAGTTCCAACGGATCTATTCTTGGCTCGATCCCTATTCGTATTCATCCAATGAGGGGCTGCATCTAATTACTTCATTGAACGCGATTGGTTCAGGAGAGATTTTCGGAAAAGGGTTTAAGGATCGTGAAGTGTATGTCCCTGAGAGTCATACGGACTTCATCTTCAGTGTGATTGGGGAGGAATGGGGGTTCTTCGGCGCTAGCGTCGTGATTTGCCTATACTTCTTCCTGATTTACCATTTGACGAAAATTGCATTGGAATTAAAAGATCCGTTCAGTACGTATATCGCTGCGGGGATTATCGCAATGATCACATTCCACGTATTCGAAAACATCGGAATGACGATTCAGTTGCTGCCGATTACAGGAATTCCGCTTCCCTTCATCAGTTACGGAGGAAGTTCTTTGATGGGCAACATGCTCGCTATCGGTCTGATCTTCAGTATGAAGTTCCATCATCGAACGTATATGTTCAAATCGGATGAAGAAGACTAAAAAACACGTCCACAGGATTTCCTGTGGACGTGTTTTTTAGTTATGGTTGGATTTGCGGGTCTTGCTGAGCAGGCGGTGTAAGGGCCTTCAGCATATCTAGACGCGATTTAGTCATTGTAGCGGAAACACCTAACTTCGCTAAGTTTGTGATGATCTTCTTCAAATCGATTTCTTTCGCCATCTGGTTCCACCTCAACCTTTCTATAGTGCAGGACGCACAAATTGGATGTAAGGTTCTATTTTGTTCAAAACGTGATGTTTTCTTTGTCTAACTTTATTATACCACAATTGTCAAGTTTTTAACCTTTCAATTATGTTACAAAATCACTTTCTTCGTAAATTTTATTTCACACGTTCGAATCATTTACATACCCCCATACAGTACATTATGTTTGCTGCTACGCAATCCGCATTGAATGACGCGGCAAAAGTATTGCTGGACGTTCACTTAAAAGGATGCGTGAAAGAACGGCTGGATGAAGGTGATGATGCCGTTTTGGATGAATTGCTCATGACCGTTTCGAAATTGATGAGAAAATAAGGAGGAATTTCAAATGGAACAAACACCATTAACAGTCAAAGGCATGTCTTGCGGGCATTGTGTGAAAGCGGTTGAAGATAGTGTCGGGAATCTTGCAGGCGTTGAATCCGTTTCCGTTAACCTTGACGCAGGAACTGTGCAAGTTTCTCATGACACGACTGCTGCAGACCATAAAAAGATTGAAGAGACGATTGAAGACCAAGGGTACGACGTCGTTCAGTAATTTTTCTGAAACCGCATGCCTAGGCTGTGCGGTTTTCTTCATATTATCCCAAAACACGATGGCAGCTGCCATTTTTATTTTCGTTAAAATATACCCCCGTCAGGTACTAGAGGAGGTCAAATCTGATGAGTGAGAAACGAATAGATATCCCGATCACCGGCATGAGGTGTGCCGCTTGTGCAAATCGGATTGAAAAAGGACGTTTCAGAATGGATGGCGTGAAGGAAGTCGCCGTCAATTTCGCAACGGAAAAAGCCGCTGTGACAGTCGAGTCGGACGCTGCTGATTTGCCTGCCATCCGAGCTAAAATTCAGTCACTTGGTTATGAAGTGACCGAACGTGATCTGCATTTACAGCTCACAGGCATGACGTGCGCAGCTTGCTCTGCTCGAATTGAAAAAGTACTTTCCCGTATGTCCGGTGTTTACAACGTGAATGTCAACTTAGCACTGGAGACAGGTCGCGTAAGTTGGGATCGATCGAATTATCACAGGTGTACTGCCTGACCAAAAAGCGCAAACGATCGCGGCATTGCAAGCTGAAGGAAAACGGGTTGCGATGGCAGGTGACGGCATTAACGATGCTCCTGCGCTGGCCGTAGCGGATATTGGAATGGCGATGGGGACTGCTACTGCAGTCGCGATGGAAGCAGTGGATATTACTTTGATGCATGGCGATTTGCTGCGTGTTCCAGATACGCTGAAGATGAGCTGGCTGACTGTAAGGAACATTAAACAGAACCTGTTTTGGGCACTTGCCTACAACTCAATCGGCATTCCGATTGCGGCGGGTGGCTTACTCGCTCCTTGGGTAGCAGGGGCGGCTATGGCATTCAGTTCTGTATCCGTCGTGTTGAATGCACTCAGATTGCAGCGGGTGAAATTGCGTTCATAATTACAATTACTTGCTGAGCCGAAAGAAACGGGTGGCCCCTGTTCTTTCGGTCTTTTTGCAGATTGACGAGCATTAGTGTTTTCAGGGACAAATTCCTTTGTTCATGTATACTATAGAAATACAATACATTCCCTGAAAGGCGGGATACAATGGCAGGAATCATCGGCTTTCTCACGATTGCATTACTTATTCTAAACATCCTGCTTGCGGGAGTTCTAATATTCTTGGAACGGCGTGACGCCGCATCTACGTGGGCTTGGCTGCTTGTCCTGTTTTTCATTCCTCTTCTTGGATTCATTATCTATCTGCTTTTTGGAAGACAGCTCAGGAAGCGTCACTTATTCCGCTGGTCAGGGCGGGACCGCATTGGAATCGAGTCTTTAATCGATTACCAAATGGAAGCGATTGAAGATGAAACCTTTGAATTCCAACTCGATGATACCGCTCATTACCATGATATGATTTATTTACATTTAAGAAATAATCATGCGCTGTTGACCCAGGATAACGATATGGAAATCTTTAATGATGGCGCTGCTAAGTTCGAGGCACTTATTGAAGACCTGGAAAACGCCAAGGATCATATCCATTTCCAGTATTACATTATGCGTCTCGACAAGCTTGGCAGCAGAATTA
Proteins encoded in this region:
- a CDS encoding FtsW/RodA/SpoVE family cell cycle protein, with the translated sequence MKIEQKSADRFDWPLAFLLLMFGAISLVAISSAQTTGQYGINFIPSQIQWYVVGSIIIAITMYFEPEQYKKAAWLIYGAGIFALFVLYILPESLDLVSRRNGAKSWFHLPGAGSIQPAEFMKTFFIIGLARVITKHHEKFSEKTLQTDFMLLMKIGVVLIVPLFFIMMQPDLGTALVFLAITAALAVVSGITWKILLPIFVGSASIGGTMLFMALYAQDFLTSLGFKPYQFQRIYSWLDPYSYSSNEGLHLITSLNAIGSGEIFGKGFKDREVYVPESHTDFIFSVIGEEWGFFGASVVICLYFFLIYHLTKIALELKDPFSTYIAAGIIAMITFHVFENIGMTIQLLPITGIPLPFISYGGSSLMGNMLAIGLIFSMKFHHRTYMFKSDEED
- a CDS encoding Lmo0850 family protein, which translates into the protein MAKEIDLKKIITNLAKLGVSATMTKSRLDMLKALTPPAQQDPQIQP
- a CDS encoding metal-sensing transcriptional repressor, coding for MFAATQSALNDAAKVLLDVHLKGCVKERLDEGDDAVLDELLMTVSKLMRK
- the copZ gene encoding copper chaperone CopZ — encoded protein: MEQTPLTVKGMSCGHCVKAVEDSVGNLAGVESVSVNLDAGTVQVSHDTTAADHKKIEETIEDQGYDVVQ
- a CDS encoding copper ion binding protein — protein: MSEKRIDIPITGMRCAACANRIEKGRFRMDGVKEVAVNFATEKAAVTVESDAADLPAIRAKIQSLGYEVTERDLHLQLTGMTCAACSARIEKVLSRMSGVYNVNVNLALETGRVSWDRSNYHRCTA